GCAGGGATTTAGTGTATGTATTTATTGGATTATCATATGCGCTTAACGCAATTGATGCCTACGTTTTTGCACATTTGCGTCCTTTTGATGTATCAGATGACCTGTCGATGAATGCAAGGCTGAAACCGGGGGTACTGGCAGTTCGCAATACAGAGCCGGTACCTGTACTTTCATTGTCCATTAATTTTTAGATGATTACTTATATGAGTGAAGAACAAAGAGAATTTCAAAAAAAGAGCCAGGCGAACGGGTACGACCGTGACATCTGGAGTGTATTTAAAATTATGGGCGAACTTGTGGAGGGCTACGATAAGCTTTTCCAGATAGGCCCTTGCATTTCTATTTTCGGTTCTGCCCGAACCAAATCCGAAAATGAGTATTATCAACTTGCGGTAGAAACGGCGGATAAAATTACCCAGAAAGGTTTCGGTGTAATTACAGGGGGAGGGCCGGGCATCATGGAAGCCGCAAATAAAGGAGCCGAAGTAGGGAAAGGAAAATCAGTTGGGCTGGGAATTAACCTGCCCTTTGAGCAGGGCATAAACCAACATGTGGACCCGGACTTCAGCATCAACTTTAACTACTTTTTTGTACGAAAGGTGATGTTCGTGAAATACGCACAGGGCTTTATTGTATTCCCCGGTGGATTTGGAACCCTTGATGAATTGTTCGAAAGTCTTACACTTATCCAAACCCGCAAGATCGATCAGATTCCGATTGTTCTTTTTGGCAGCGAGTATTGGTCTGGTTTGGTTGACTGGATGGAGAAAACAATGAAAGAGTGGGGTACCATTTCTGATAAGGATACCGACCTGTTTCATGTCACAGATTCAACCGATGAGGCGGTAAAAATAATCTGCGATTTTTACAGCAAAAAAGAGCCTATGCCAAACTTTTACTTTTAATTGGGAACATGACGGTGCTTTGATAAGTTTTATATATACTAATTCATTAGAAAGGCAGTTATAATTTTAATTTCAGCGTCATTTTTTATTAAATTCGGCGCTGCAACTAACGATCACAAATAAAATAGATATGAAGGTTTTTAAAAGAAGTTCAATAGCGATTGTTTTGGCTTTGATGGCAACTACAGTTTTTGCTCAAACTAAAACAGATGCTGTGAAGGCTTACAATGCAGGATATGAAGAAGCCAAATCAGGCAATTATGAAGCTGCTATTGCATCGTACACACAGGCACTGACTATTGCAAGACAACTTGGTCCAGAAGGTGAAGACATTGTGGACAGAGTTGAGCAGCAAATTCCTGCTGCATATTTCAACAAGGCCAGAAGCCAGTATCAGGAGTATCAAAAGAGTAAAAGTCTGGAAGCTTTAGATGCTACCATTGAGGCGTTCCGGGAAGTTGTTGATGTTGGTGAGGAATACAATGACGACCGTGTTACACCAATCGCCAAGCGAAATATTCCGGTTCTGTTATACCAAAAATCTGTAACGCTTTATTCTAACGACGAGCTGGAAAAAGCTAACGAGGCTGTTGAAAAAGCAATAAAAGAAAATTCAAATTATGCGGTAGCTTACTACCAAAAGGCGAAAATCATCAAGAAGCAGAATGATACCGATGGAGATGGTATTATTGACCAAAATGTTGATGAACTGCTTAACTGGTACGACCAAGCTATTGCCAAGGCAGAGGCAACCAACAACTCAGACATTGCTGAGAAAGCCCGAGAAGCTGCCCACGATGAACTGCTTGCTGTTGGAACTCGTCAATCAGAAGCCGGTGACACCAAAACGGCTATGGAAACATTAAACAGAGCTCTCAACTACGACGATGAGTCAGCTGATGTGTATTACCGACTTGCCGAAGCCAGCAACAAAGCAGGAAGTTATGAGCAGGCTGTAGAGTATGCCACAACAGCTTTAGATCATGAAAGTGGTGGTAAAACCGATAAGGCAAAAATCTACTTTGAGTTGGGATATGCCCACCAAACATTAGGTAATAAATCAGTAGCCTGCGACGCATTCACCAATGCTTTATATGGTTCATTCAAATCACCGGCTCAGCATAAAATGGAATATGAGCTTAAGTGTGAAACTGCTCGTTAAGAGTTTTCGAACTTAAAATATTAACCACGCTGTAATAATCAGCGTGGTTTTTTTATGTCATAAATTTCCGTGTAATGAGCAAAAACTCTTGCCTGCTCCTTTTATACATACAAGCCTTTTCCTATCTTCGTGAGGATTTAAAAAACACAATTTTCATTCTACTAAATCATTAAATGCCTGCATCTAAACTAGACCAGCTCTGTGTAAATACAATTCGAACCTTATCTATAGATGCCGTTGAAAAGGCGAATTCCGGTCACCCGGGCATGCCAATGGGCATGGCAGATGCAGCCTATGTACTGTGGACGAAATTTCTAAAGCACAACCCAAAAAATCCGGACTGGTTTGATCGCGATCGCTTTATTCTTTCAGCAGGGCACGGGTCGATGCTTATTTACAGTTTACTGCATCTCACAGGTTATGAAGTAAGCCTCGAAGAGATAAAAAACTTCCGGCAGATGGGAAGTATAACGCCCGGCCACCCTGAATATGGAATGACACCGGGAGT
The nucleotide sequence above comes from Gracilimonas sp.. Encoded proteins:
- a CDS encoding tetratricopeptide repeat protein → MKVFKRSSIAIVLALMATTVFAQTKTDAVKAYNAGYEEAKSGNYEAAIASYTQALTIARQLGPEGEDIVDRVEQQIPAAYFNKARSQYQEYQKSKSLEALDATIEAFREVVDVGEEYNDDRVTPIAKRNIPVLLYQKSVTLYSNDELEKANEAVEKAIKENSNYAVAYYQKAKIIKKQNDTDGDGIIDQNVDELLNWYDQAIAKAEATNNSDIAEKAREAAHDELLAVGTRQSEAGDTKTAMETLNRALNYDDESADVYYRLAEASNKAGSYEQAVEYATTALDHESGGKTDKAKIYFELGYAHQTLGNKSVACDAFTNALYGSFKSPAQHKMEYELKCETAR
- a CDS encoding TIGR00730 family Rossman fold protein; this translates as MSEEQREFQKKSQANGYDRDIWSVFKIMGELVEGYDKLFQIGPCISIFGSARTKSENEYYQLAVETADKITQKGFGVITGGGPGIMEAANKGAEVGKGKSVGLGINLPFEQGINQHVDPDFSINFNYFFVRKVMFVKYAQGFIVFPGGFGTLDELFESLTLIQTRKIDQIPIVLFGSEYWSGLVDWMEKTMKEWGTISDKDTDLFHVTDSTDEAVKIICDFYSKKEPMPNFYF